The Microbulbifer pacificus sequence CGGGTGCGTGGCGTGGATGGACTGAGAGTGGTGGATGCCTCCATAATGCCGACCCTCATCAGCGGCAACACCAATGCACCGGTGATTGCCATCGCGGAAAAAGCGGCGGAAATGATCCTCAATAAATCCGCCGTGCCGAAACCACAGGAAATCATCGAGAACGCATGATCTGGCAGTGTCCTCATTGCAATCACCCATTGAGTCTTGAAAAACAAAACTGGCGCTGCAGTAACGGCCACAGTTTTGACCGCGCAAAAGAGGGGTATGTCAACCTGTTGCCGGTGCAGCAGAAACGCAGTCGCGAACCCGGCGATTCTGCGGAAATGCTGAGTGCGCGGCGGCGCTTTCTCGAAGCGGGCTACTATCTCCCCCTCGCGGAGGCCATTTGCGCGCAGCTCCTGCCCATTGCCGGGAGTGGCGCCCCGGTGTTGCTGGATCTCGGTTGCGGTGAAGGCTATTACACTCGCATGCTGGCGGAGGGTGGCTGGCCCTTCGGGAATATTTTCGGTGTGGATATCGCCAAGGCGGGAATACGGCTGGCGGCAAAGAAGCAGCCCCAGGCGCATTTTGCGGTGGCCAGCAGTTTTCATCTGCCGGTAGCGGACGGCAGTGTCGATGCCCTGTTGCGCGTATTTGCCCCGGGGCCTGCGGAGGAGCTGGTGCGGGTACTCAAGCCCGGCGGCGTGCTGCTGGATGTATCACCGGGGCCCGATCATCTGTGGAGCCTGAAATCGCATCTGTACGATACTCCGCAGCAGCACAGCGCGCCCAAACCGGTTTCCGGGCTGACGGCGCTGCGAGAGTCCCGATGTACATTTACCCTGGCCATAGCGGGCAATGAGACTGTGCGGGACTTCCTCGCGATGACACCGTTTGCGTGGACGGGGAGAGCCGACGCGCGGCAATCGCTCGAACAGCAGGGCACCCTGCGGCTGGAAGCGGATTTTTTGCTGCGGTGCTTTGCGAAACCTGCCGCTGAATAACCTTTCAGAAACCGAACCTGGATGAAGGAAGCCTGAACTTGGCAACGCCGCGTGATTATATGTTTATGCAGCAGGCCCTGGCGCTTGCCGCCAGAGCTGCCGATCTCGGGGAAGTGCCCGTGGGGGCGCTGGTAGTGCTGGATGGGGAGGTGATTGGTGAGGGCTTTAATCAGCCGATCACCGCGTCAGATCCCAGCGCCCACGCGGAAGTGGTTGCGCTGCGCGCTGCGGCGAGTCGCCTGAGTAATTACCGCCTGCCGGGCGCTACCCTGTACGTCACCATCGAACCCTGCACCATGTGCTTTGGCACCCTGGTGCACGCCCGTATCGCGCGCCTGGTATACGGCGCCGCGGAACCGCGCGCCGGTGTGGTAGTGAGCCAGCTGCAGCTGGCGGAGCAGACATTCTTCAACCACAAAATTCAGGTAGAGGGCGGCGTTATGGGAGAAGAAGCCGGTGTGTTGGTAAAGGATTTTTTCCAGCGGCGACGCTGAAGCGATTCCTGTTATGCTGCTCACGCTATTTCTCAACAGTCTGCTGGTTGCCGTTGCGGTGGTAATACATCACGAGGTATTGAACGGACTGTTCATGCTTGGCCACAGACTGAAACTGCGGCGCAACCTCGGGGTGTTGATGGGGGTGTTCGGTGCTCTGATCGGACATGTCGCGGAAATCTGGATGTTTGCCTTCGGATACTACTTCATGTACCACTCGCCGCATTTCGGCACACTCACCGGGAATTTTGACGGTACCCTGCTCGATTGCGCCTACTTCTCCTTTACCACCTACACCTCATTGGGTTTTGGCGACGTCGAGCCCCACGGTGAACTGCGTTTCACTGCCGGGCTCGAAGCGCTGACGGGGCTGGTGCTGATCACCTGGACCGCGTCCTTCCTGTTTCTGAAGATGCAGCGCTACTGGAAACGCTACGAAGAACAGGAAGGTTGAAATCATCAGATTGCGATGGCAGCGAGTGTCTGCTCCACCAGGGTGCGCAGCTGGTTCCTTGCACCTTCGTCCACCAGATTCCCCTCGTCATCAAACACGTGCATGGACGCCGGCACTGCCAGCATGGTAGGCGCAATCCAGGTGCCCAGCGGCTGCAGGATATCCCGCAGGTGATTGAGCCCGCGCATCCCGCCGAGACCTCCCGGGGAGGTGGCAAACAGCGCGGCGCGGCGCCCCTGAAACACTTCCGCACGGCCGTACTGGCCATCGGGGCGGGAAACCCAGTCAATCAGATTCTTCAGCGCAGCAGTGACCGAGCCGTTGTACTCCGGGCTCGCAATCAACAGGCCGTCAACGCTGGCGAACAGATCCTTGAGGCGGCGGACAGGCTCGGGTACGCCGACGGCTTCGATGTCTTCGTCAAACAGGGGCAGGGGGTAGTCCCGCAGATTCACTTCCACGACCTCCGCGCCGGCATCCCGCGCCATTTGTGCGGCGGCAGCGGCCAGGTGGCGGTTCCAGGAGTTCTGGCGCAGGCTGCCGGCGAGGGCCAGCAGGCGGGGTTTTCGAGAGCTGTTCATGGCATTTTCTCCGGTGTATTTGGTGCGGCTCCGCCGGCGGGCGGAACGCTGGTCTCTGTGATGGGCGCATTCTGTATAAATCGGAAAGAGACAGAAATAGGGTTTCTGCAATGATTCTGTGCAAATTTGCACAGAACTGGATATGCGGGTAACTTGACGCCCACGCGTAACTGGCAAGGAGGTCCGCATGTCTGGCGGCTCGGTCAAGGATTGGAACAACCTGCACTATGCGCTGGCGGTGGCCCGCACGGGTACTCTGTCGGGTGCGGCGCTGGAGCTCGAGGTGTCTCACTCGACCGTGCTGCGGCGCATTGACGCGCTGGAACGGGCGCTAAAGACCCGGCTGTTTATCCGCCACCCTCGCGGCTATGTGCCCACGGAAGCCGGGCAGATGCTGATGCGTGCGGCGGAGAATATGCAGGACCAGCTGGACCTGCTGGTAGGCAAAATGCAGGGGGTGGACGAAGCATTGCACGGCACCCTGATCATCACCACGGTCAATACCCTGATACCGCAGCTGATGCCGATCATGCGCAGCTTCCAGGCCGAAAATCCCCAGGTGCGCCTGCAACTGGTGGCGGATCGACGCCACCTTCGGCTGGAGCACGGCGAGGCGCATATTGGCATCCGCCCCGGCGCCAAACCCACGGAACCGGACTATGTGGTGCAGCCGGGCATTTCTCTGCAGAACACCCTATATGCGTCCGATGCCTATATTCGCGAGTGCGGTCCGTTGCAAAGCCGCGATGCCCTGTCTGGCCATCGCTTTATTGCGCCCGTTGAGGTGTATGACTTCATCCCAAGCCTGGCGTGGATTGCAAGACAGGTTCCGGATGAACAGATAGTGTTCCGTTGCAATGAGTTTTTCGGGTTCGAGGACGCCGCCCGCAGCGGTGTCGGGATTGCCGCGTTGCACAGCTGGTGTGCCGAGACACGCCCCGGGCTGCAACGAATGCTCGAGCCGCCGCCGGAATGGCGCACGAATCTGTGGCTTGTCACTCATCGGGACATGCACCGCACGCGCAAGGTGCAGCTCTTTCTGGAGTGGCTAAAGCGGGAGCTGGCGCGCCTGCCCCCGGAGATCGGCGTGAAACCCTGAATCCGTTATGATCGTCGGCAACCGCCGTAAACTTTCTTGAAATCTTCAACGGGAAACGTCCAAGTGAAAAATATAATAATCTCCACGGCCATCGGCCTGTTATTGTCCGTACAGGCAGGCTGTGACAGCCGCAATACGGAAGATGCCCGGAAGCCCACAGCACCTGATGCATCATCGCCCTCGACCGAGCCTGCGGATGAACGCCCCGAGAACGATCCTGCACTGGACCAGCTGGCGGAAGACTATGTGCGGCTGGTGCTTACCCTCGGCAATCACGATAAAAGTTATGTGGATGCCTACTACGGTCCCGCAGCGTGGAAGGCCGAGGCGGAAGCGGACCAGGCGACGCCGGCCGAGCTCGCGAGCCGTGCGGAGTCATTATTGGCAAAGTTGCCGCGCACCGTTGAGCCCGCTGGCGACCTTCAAGCCTTGCGCCAGCACTACCTCAAGACACAATTGGGTGCCGTCGCGTACCACGCGCATCATATTGCCGACGCGAGTTATCGCAACTTCCAGCGCGAGGCCAAGGCGCTGTACGACACCGAACCTCCGGTGCAGCGGTATGCAGAGTTCGAGCCGGTGTTGGCAGAGCTGGAACAGGAACTGCCGGGCAGCGAGCCACTGCATCTGCGTGTGCAGACGTTCCAGCAGCAGTACCGCATTCCCGAGGACAAGCTGGATGCGGTCTTCAATGCCGCGATCGATGAATGCAAAAAACGCACAAAGGCGCATATCCAATTACCGGACAGCGAGAGTTTCCGCCTGGAAACGGTACAGGACAAACCCTGGAGCGGTTACAACTGGTATCAGGGCAGCGCCCACAGCCTGATTCAGATAAACACGGAACTCCCCATCTATATCGACCGCGCGGTGGATCTCGGCTGCCATGAAGGGTACCCCGGACACCACACCTACAACGCGCTGCTGGAACAGAAGCTGGTCAGAGATCATGGCTGGGTGGAATACAGCGTGTACCCACTGTTCAGTCCGCAATCCCTGATTGCCGAAGGCAGTGCGAATTACGGTATCGACCTCGCCTTCCCGGATGAGGAAAAGACGCGCTTTGAACGGGAGACTCTCTACCCGCTCGCCGGGCTCGACCCGGCCGGAGCGGAAAAATACCAGCGTGTACTGAATCTGCTGGCAAAACTGAAATTCGCGGAAAATATCGTTGCGCGTGAATACATCGACCGTGAAATAGACCGCGACGAGGCTATTGCCCGTTTTCAGAAATACACAGGAATGAGCCCGGAGAAGGCCGCGCAACGGGTGAGGTTCGTGGACACCTACGGCGCCTACGTGATCAATTACAACTGGGGCAAGCAGCTGGTGCAGGACTACGTGGAGCAGGGGGCGGATTCTCCGCAGGAGCGTTGGCAGAAATTTTCCAGGCTGCTGTCATCGCCGCGGTTGCCCTCGTCGCTGAACTGGTAATGTCGAGGTGATGGAAAACGGATAGCCCGCGGGCCATATCGTCGCTGTCAATGATGATGTGGCCCGCTGAGCTTCTCCGTTATTCCGGTGGGATGCGTCGAAGTTTTCATTGGAAACCAATGCTAAAAATGAACACTCTGAAACTACTCTTTCTTTTTTTGCTGATTCTGCTGGCATCCTGCTCTAGCAGGGATTCTGAAGATTCCGCTGTAATGGCGGATATAGTTGCACCCGCATCGCTGAAAGCGGCCGATATGGCGCAGCGGCAGCGTGAACAGTACCTCGCCTATACACATCGTTTGTCGATCGCTTTGCCCTCCGCACAGCTGGAGAAGAGCTATAACCGGATTCTGGACTGGTGCGGTGCGGCAGAGCGTTATCGTTGCACCATGTTGCAGAGCCAGCTGGAGACCGATAATTACGTCAGCGGACGTATAGAATTACGCATCGTGCCGGAAGGTGTTCCCGAGCTGCTTGAATTGGTATCCGGGGCGGGAGAGGTTACCAGTAAAGCAACATCTGTCGAGGATTTGGGCGATGCCATCGTCGACAACCAGAAACG is a genomic window containing:
- the rlmA gene encoding 23S rRNA (guanine(745)-N(1))-methyltransferase, with translation MIWQCPHCNHPLSLEKQNWRCSNGHSFDRAKEGYVNLLPVQQKRSREPGDSAEMLSARRRFLEAGYYLPLAEAICAQLLPIAGSGAPVLLDLGCGEGYYTRMLAEGGWPFGNIFGVDIAKAGIRLAAKKQPQAHFAVASSFHLPVADGSVDALLRVFAPGPAEELVRVLKPGGVLLDVSPGPDHLWSLKSHLYDTPQQHSAPKPVSGLTALRESRCTFTLAIAGNETVRDFLAMTPFAWTGRADARQSLEQQGTLRLEADFLLRCFAKPAAE
- the tadA gene encoding tRNA adenosine(34) deaminase TadA, with translation MFMQQALALAARAADLGEVPVGALVVLDGEVIGEGFNQPITASDPSAHAEVVALRAAASRLSNYRLPGATLYVTIEPCTMCFGTLVHARIARLVYGAAEPRAGVVVSQLQLAEQTFFNHKIQVEGGVMGEEAGVLVKDFFQRRR
- a CDS encoding potassium channel family protein; translation: MLLTLFLNSLLVAVAVVIHHEVLNGLFMLGHRLKLRRNLGVLMGVFGALIGHVAEIWMFAFGYYFMYHSPHFGTLTGNFDGTLLDCAYFSFTTYTSLGFGDVEPHGELRFTAGLEALTGLVLITWTASFLFLKMQRYWKRYEEQEG
- a CDS encoding NADPH-dependent FMN reductase codes for the protein MNSSRKPRLLALAGSLRQNSWNRHLAAAAAQMARDAGAEVVEVNLRDYPLPLFDEDIEAVGVPEPVRRLKDLFASVDGLLIASPEYNGSVTAALKNLIDWVSRPDGQYGRAEVFQGRRAALFATSPGGLGGMRGLNHLRDILQPLGTWIAPTMLAVPASMHVFDDEGNLVDEGARNQLRTLVEQTLAAIAI
- a CDS encoding LysR family transcriptional regulator, whose amino-acid sequence is MSGGSVKDWNNLHYALAVARTGTLSGAALELEVSHSTVLRRIDALERALKTRLFIRHPRGYVPTEAGQMLMRAAENMQDQLDLLVGKMQGVDEALHGTLIITTVNTLIPQLMPIMRSFQAENPQVRLQLVADRRHLRLEHGEAHIGIRPGAKPTEPDYVVQPGISLQNTLYASDAYIRECGPLQSRDALSGHRFIAPVEVYDFIPSLAWIARQVPDEQIVFRCNEFFGFEDAARSGVGIAALHSWCAETRPGLQRMLEPPPEWRTNLWLVTHRDMHRTRKVQLFLEWLKRELARLPPEIGVKP